A region from the Sandaracinus amylolyticus genome encodes:
- a CDS encoding SEL1-like repeat protein: MRVAVLFLLLLVPSLVRAQAPDACSPEDPDACATAGRAYEEGTGVARDLARAADLYRRGCASRHAESCRRLGAMQLLGVGVPQDPAQARVQFQTACEAGDAQACFDLGRIIERGIGREADFTRARGFYERGCRQGHGASCTHVGRMLSGSSGARELRESAALLEMGCALNDAPACTLLGWMHAEGRGVARDAARALELYELACDQDDAAGCEQLGAMLREGQGVPADPRRAERSLRRACDAERAPACNDLGLLLEEARGGAQAAPFFERACEGGELVGCVNLGRLHDEGAGIPADPTRAAALYDRACRGGDGLGCVSLGLLREEGRGATRDLEAAARLFRDACQRHERLGCIHLGRMHDDGRGVARDPAEAVRLFRRACDEGDLYGCANLGWMLERGRGVPADAARAAELYGRACDGGDLLGCANLGALHEDGRGVTRDLTRAIALYTRACDGDELYGCTLLGLAHRHGTGVAQDDRRALELFTRACDGGDLRGCNALGYLRERGLATAADVGAAARLYQRACDGGVAPGCTSLGALYVRGEGVTRAPAQGAVLFRQACDAGHALACSNLGALYESGTGVARDARLATELFRRACAGGYAAACERPGAR; the protein is encoded by the coding sequence GTGCGCGTCGCCGTCCTCTTCCTTCTCCTTCTCGTCCCATCGCTCGTGCGCGCGCAGGCGCCCGACGCCTGCAGCCCCGAGGATCCCGACGCGTGCGCCACCGCGGGCCGCGCGTACGAGGAGGGCACCGGCGTCGCTCGCGACCTCGCGCGCGCCGCCGATCTCTACCGCCGCGGCTGCGCGAGCCGCCACGCCGAGTCGTGTCGCCGCCTCGGCGCGATGCAGCTCCTGGGCGTCGGCGTGCCCCAGGATCCCGCGCAGGCGCGCGTGCAGTTCCAGACCGCGTGCGAGGCCGGCGACGCGCAGGCGTGCTTCGATCTCGGGCGCATCATCGAGCGCGGCATCGGTCGCGAGGCGGACTTCACGCGCGCTCGCGGGTTCTACGAGCGCGGCTGTCGCCAGGGCCACGGCGCGTCGTGCACCCACGTCGGCCGCATGCTCTCGGGCAGCAGCGGCGCGCGCGAGCTGCGCGAGTCCGCCGCGCTGCTCGAGATGGGCTGCGCGCTGAACGACGCGCCCGCGTGCACGCTGCTCGGGTGGATGCACGCCGAAGGGCGCGGCGTGGCCCGCGACGCCGCCCGCGCGCTCGAGCTCTACGAGCTCGCGTGCGATCAGGACGACGCCGCCGGCTGCGAGCAGCTCGGCGCGATGCTGCGCGAAGGGCAGGGCGTCCCCGCCGATCCCCGCCGCGCCGAGCGCTCCCTCCGCCGCGCCTGCGACGCGGAGCGCGCGCCTGCGTGCAACGACCTCGGGTTGTTGCTCGAGGAGGCGCGCGGCGGCGCCCAGGCCGCGCCGTTCTTCGAGCGCGCGTGCGAGGGCGGCGAGCTCGTCGGCTGCGTGAACCTCGGACGCCTGCACGACGAGGGCGCCGGCATCCCCGCCGATCCGACGCGCGCCGCCGCGCTCTACGATCGTGCGTGCCGCGGCGGCGATGGCCTGGGCTGCGTCAGCCTCGGCCTGCTGCGCGAAGAAGGGCGCGGCGCGACCCGCGATCTCGAGGCCGCGGCGCGCCTCTTCCGCGACGCCTGCCAGCGCCACGAGCGCCTCGGCTGCATCCACCTCGGTCGCATGCACGACGACGGTCGCGGCGTCGCGCGCGATCCCGCGGAGGCGGTGCGCCTCTTCCGCCGCGCGTGCGACGAGGGCGATCTCTACGGCTGCGCGAACCTCGGCTGGATGCTCGAGCGCGGGCGCGGCGTGCCCGCCGACGCCGCGCGCGCCGCCGAGCTCTACGGTCGCGCGTGCGACGGCGGTGATCTGCTCGGCTGCGCGAACCTCGGCGCGCTGCACGAGGACGGTCGCGGCGTCACCCGCGACCTCACGCGCGCGATCGCGCTGTACACCCGCGCCTGCGACGGCGACGAGCTCTACGGCTGCACGCTGCTCGGCCTCGCGCACCGCCACGGCACCGGGGTGGCGCAGGACGATCGGCGCGCGCTCGAGCTCTTCACGCGCGCGTGCGACGGCGGCGATCTGCGCGGCTGCAACGCGCTCGGGTACCTGCGCGAGCGCGGCCTCGCGACGGCCGCCGACGTCGGCGCCGCGGCGCGCCTCTACCAGCGCGCGTGCGACGGCGGCGTCGCGCCCGGATGCACGAGCCTCGGCGCGCTCTACGTGCGCGGGGAGGGCGTCACCCGCGCGCCGGCGCAGGGCGCGGTGCTGTTCCGCCAGGCGTGCGACGCGGGCCACGCGCTCGCGTGCAGCAACCTCGGCGCGCTGTACGAGAGCGGCACCGGCGTCGCGCGCGACGCGCGGCTCGCGACCGAGCTGTTCCGCCGCGCGTGCGCCGGCGGCTACGCGGCAGCGTGCGAGCGCCCCGGCGCGCGCTGA
- a CDS encoding YkgJ family cysteine cluster protein, translated as MRAVTHRYEDPLDRVWITCAERIGLRVVRLEGAYATTDGRGTLAIATPPELDADDSLAQMIFHELCHSLVQGPESFEQPDWGLDNESDRDVVREHACLRLQALLTRPLGLAGVLAPTTDFRLFWDALGPDPLAPQDDPSVPLARLASVRSTQRPWAPHLLEALHATAAIAHATAAHGAHAPGSSWSRVEPARPRHPTTELPLAAAGTPGEHETCGTCAWAARHGTGRRCLQAERPTRASSSACERWELATLDCQACGACCREAFDTLLLHGRERVARRHPELVVVRDDVLEIPRPGGRCPALEGDGSERARYACRVYDDRPRTCRDFTVGSANCLLARRRVGLAR; from the coding sequence ATGCGCGCCGTCACGCACCGCTACGAGGACCCTCTCGACCGTGTCTGGATCACCTGCGCCGAGCGCATCGGCCTGCGCGTGGTGCGGCTCGAGGGCGCGTACGCGACGACCGACGGGCGCGGCACGCTGGCGATCGCGACGCCGCCCGAGCTCGATGCCGACGACTCGCTCGCGCAGATGATCTTCCACGAGCTCTGCCACTCGCTGGTGCAGGGCCCCGAGTCGTTCGAGCAGCCCGACTGGGGGCTCGACAACGAGAGCGACCGCGACGTGGTGCGCGAGCACGCGTGCCTGCGCCTGCAGGCGCTGCTCACGCGGCCGCTCGGGCTCGCGGGCGTGCTCGCGCCGACGACGGACTTCCGGCTGTTCTGGGACGCGCTGGGGCCCGACCCGCTCGCGCCCCAAGACGACCCCTCGGTGCCGCTCGCGCGGCTCGCGTCGGTGCGCAGCACGCAGCGGCCGTGGGCGCCGCACCTGCTCGAGGCGCTGCACGCGACGGCGGCGATCGCGCATGCGACCGCGGCGCACGGCGCGCACGCGCCGGGCTCGTCGTGGTCGCGGGTCGAGCCGGCGCGACCGCGGCATCCGACGACCGAGCTCCCGCTGGCAGCCGCGGGGACGCCGGGCGAGCACGAGACCTGTGGGACCTGCGCGTGGGCGGCGCGTCACGGCACCGGCAGGCGCTGTCTGCAGGCCGAGCGTCCCACGCGCGCGTCGTCATCGGCGTGCGAGCGCTGGGAGCTCGCGACGCTCGACTGCCAGGCATGCGGCGCGTGCTGCCGCGAGGCGTTCGACACGCTGCTGCTGCACGGGCGCGAGCGCGTCGCGCGACGCCACCCCGAGCTCGTGGTGGTGCGCGACGACGTGCTCGAGATCCCGCGCCCCGGCGGGCGCTGCCCGGCGCTCGAGGGCGACGGCAGCGAGCGCGCGCGCTACGCGTGTCGCGTGTACGACGATCGGCCGCGCACGTGTCGCGACTTCACGGTCGGCAGCGCGAACTGCCTGCTCGCGCGGCGGCGCGTGGGGCTCGCGCGGTAG
- a CDS encoding M20/M25/M40 family metallo-hydrolase: MPRARVIALAALLASCGSSAPPVAQPVAVVDPADDAWTHACDAGPVRERLERFRQLDLQRARARGEVRTVTALEAWCPRGCERGPIAPLDQDARAVAIDAARRAIERCGERDAIALTTELVRFQTVAAIAPPASNPEHARLAAWLARWSEDAGLAFRVSGEHDAWEIELAGQRDERALSYVFHADVVPVNEPPSVIASDAVPSGWTVPPFEARVVDGRLYGRGTEDDKGPIAAGMIVLASLRDAGIAPEAGSIVLALGTAEEHDWEPMRRYAASAPRARHVVSVDASYPVVAAESGFVAWGIVVPAIELRRTERRAVALDARAGLFLTQIPDEAELVVRPPRGVAIDTWIERAREAARIELEARREPAYRIDVDTIEREGERVVRIVARGRSAHSSVPEEGHNALWLLAGLASRLDLAPGAIPGALAIVRAHFDGDHFGERLGVGYEDDFMGPLTSAATLLRTSADGGVTLQVNMRRPRGPSADEFRARLDAALERVRAEHPSVRATDDVHVGDPHVADLEGELVPTLLAVWRSARDEPGAMPISIRGGTYARLFPGAVDFGPSLPGHRYAGHGADEHIGLEALHTTTRMLFDAALRLTGETD; encoded by the coding sequence GTGCCCCGCGCTCGTGTGATCGCGCTCGCGGCGCTGCTCGCGTCGTGCGGCTCGAGCGCGCCGCCGGTCGCGCAGCCAGTCGCCGTCGTCGATCCCGCGGACGACGCGTGGACGCATGCGTGCGACGCGGGCCCGGTGCGCGAGCGCCTCGAGCGCTTCCGCCAGCTCGATCTCCAGCGCGCGCGAGCGCGCGGTGAGGTACGCACCGTCACCGCGCTCGAGGCGTGGTGCCCGCGCGGGTGCGAGCGCGGGCCGATCGCGCCGCTCGATCAGGACGCGCGCGCGGTCGCGATCGATGCCGCGCGACGCGCGATCGAGCGCTGCGGCGAGCGCGACGCGATCGCGCTGACCACCGAGCTGGTGCGCTTCCAGACCGTCGCGGCGATCGCGCCGCCCGCGAGCAACCCCGAGCACGCGCGCCTCGCGGCGTGGCTCGCGCGGTGGAGCGAGGACGCGGGGCTCGCGTTCCGCGTCTCGGGCGAGCACGACGCGTGGGAGATCGAGCTCGCCGGACAGCGCGACGAGCGCGCGCTCTCGTACGTGTTCCACGCCGACGTGGTGCCGGTGAACGAGCCGCCGAGCGTGATCGCGAGCGATGCCGTGCCGAGCGGATGGACCGTCCCGCCGTTCGAAGCGCGCGTCGTCGACGGGCGCCTCTACGGCCGTGGCACCGAGGACGACAAGGGGCCGATCGCGGCCGGCATGATCGTGCTCGCATCGCTGCGCGACGCGGGGATCGCGCCCGAGGCCGGATCGATCGTGCTCGCGCTCGGCACCGCGGAGGAGCACGACTGGGAGCCGATGCGCCGCTACGCCGCGAGCGCGCCGCGCGCGCGTCACGTGGTCTCGGTCGACGCGTCGTACCCGGTCGTCGCGGCGGAGAGCGGGTTCGTCGCGTGGGGGATCGTGGTGCCCGCGATCGAGCTGCGACGCACCGAGCGCCGCGCCGTCGCGCTCGACGCGCGCGCGGGGCTGTTCCTCACGCAGATCCCGGACGAGGCCGAGCTCGTGGTGCGCCCGCCGCGCGGCGTGGCGATCGACACCTGGATCGAGAGGGCGCGCGAGGCCGCGCGGATCGAGCTCGAGGCCCGCCGCGAGCCCGCGTATCGGATCGACGTCGACACGATCGAGCGCGAGGGCGAGCGCGTCGTGCGCATCGTCGCGCGCGGTCGCTCCGCGCACTCGTCGGTGCCCGAGGAGGGCCACAACGCGCTGTGGCTGCTCGCCGGGCTCGCGTCGCGGCTCGACCTCGCGCCCGGCGCGATCCCCGGCGCGCTCGCGATCGTGCGCGCGCACTTCGACGGAGATCACTTCGGAGAGCGGCTCGGCGTCGGCTACGAGGACGACTTCATGGGCCCGCTCACGTCCGCCGCGACGCTGCTCCGCACGAGCGCGGACGGTGGCGTGACGCTCCAGGTCAACATGCGCCGCCCGCGCGGCCCGAGCGCCGACGAATTCCGCGCGCGCCTCGACGCCGCCCTCGAGCGCGTGCGCGCCGAGCACCCGAGCGTGCGTGCGACCGACGACGTGCACGTCGGCGATCCCCACGTCGCGGATCTCGAGGGCGAGCTCGTGCCCACGCTGTTGGCGGTGTGGCGCAGCGCGCGCGACGAGCCCGGCGCGATGCCGATCTCGATCCGCGGGGGGACCTACGCGCGCTTGTTCCCCGGCGCGGTCGACTTCGGTCCTTCACTGCCCGGCCATCGCTACGCGGGGCATGGCGCCGACGAGCACATCGGGCTCGAGGCGCTGCACACGACGACGCGGATGCTCTTCGACGCCGCGCTGCGCCTGACCGGCGAGACCGACTAG
- the purN gene encoding phosphoribosylglycinamide formyltransferase — translation MTLDLAVLVSGRGSNLRAICAAIDAGRCDARIAGVLADRSQADALAFAAERGIPTRVCRPKDHASREAWDAALADEVASFAPGLVVLAGFMRIVGPAMLARFPYRIVNVHPALLPAFPGTDGPAQAVAAGVRLSGCTVHLVDAGVDTGPILAQAAVPVLPSDDASTLHTRIQAQEHRVFPAVIDAIARGWIVPGARPSFAPSCPFGEGALVCPALV, via the coding sequence ATGACCCTCGACCTCGCCGTGCTCGTCTCCGGCCGTGGCTCCAACCTCCGCGCGATCTGTGCGGCCATCGACGCGGGGCGCTGCGACGCGCGCATCGCCGGCGTGCTCGCGGATCGCTCGCAGGCCGACGCGCTCGCGTTCGCGGCCGAGCGCGGCATCCCGACGCGCGTGTGTCGTCCCAAGGATCACGCGTCGCGCGAGGCGTGGGACGCGGCGCTCGCCGACGAGGTCGCGTCCTTCGCGCCGGGCCTCGTCGTGCTCGCGGGCTTCATGCGCATCGTCGGGCCCGCGATGCTCGCGCGGTTTCCGTACCGCATCGTCAACGTGCACCCCGCGCTGCTCCCCGCGTTCCCCGGCACCGACGGACCCGCGCAGGCGGTCGCCGCGGGCGTGCGCCTCAGCGGGTGCACCGTGCATCTCGTCGACGCGGGCGTCGACACCGGGCCGATCCTCGCGCAGGCCGCGGTGCCGGTGCTGCCGAGCGACGACGCGAGCACGCTCCACACGCGCATCCAGGCGCAAGAGCATCGCGTCTTCCCCGCGGTGATCGACGCGATCGCGCGCGGATGGATCGTGCCCGGCGCGCGCCCGAGCTTCGCGCCGAGCTGTCCGTTCGGCGAAGGAGCGCTGGTGTGCCCCGCGCTCGTGTGA
- a CDS encoding alpha/beta fold hydrolase → MSTSSAQGERPALSWSRLAWQSARAVWGLVRCAPHVRLRHLRAVREATRRARASDPRPSPLRRVADGVHEIDPRWLDGAPSEPLRCVDSMIVLHFVGTGETRHGPLPGIARLVRACPALRAPRHFVVDGPSDPLAYEDLATLSPRIWASIEPLIDASSGPFVLVGLSRGGALALEAAARIADEKRKAVSCVALSPPLARPRRLPRIVETIAGFGALATAYTDAVERGVVPTWLVRCATRVVRALQLAITAYILADLRAADDETLSWTLRDLDDHEGVDSALRQVGEFGLLQRTSEVELVRFTRFVARSLVHNELAWALALWGEDDSWLAPSACRGQIERALARLRSAQGAIATCMVPGHHNLSRSATDDLHALSPHFERAVSEARARAEHEARRQRSRARLERRMREGLTTTDPASEERHV, encoded by the coding sequence ATGAGCACCTCGTCGGCACAAGGGGAGCGGCCTGCGCTGTCGTGGTCGCGGCTCGCGTGGCAGAGCGCTCGCGCGGTGTGGGGCCTGGTCCGCTGCGCGCCGCACGTGCGGCTGCGCCATCTGCGCGCGGTGCGCGAAGCGACGCGTCGCGCACGCGCGAGCGATCCACGGCCGTCGCCGCTGCGACGCGTCGCGGACGGAGTGCACGAGATCGATCCGCGCTGGCTCGACGGTGCGCCCTCCGAGCCGCTCCGCTGCGTGGACTCGATGATCGTCCTGCACTTCGTGGGGACCGGCGAGACGCGGCACGGCCCGCTGCCCGGCATCGCGCGGCTCGTGCGGGCGTGCCCCGCGCTGCGCGCGCCGCGGCACTTCGTCGTCGACGGTCCGTCGGACCCGCTCGCGTACGAGGATCTCGCGACGCTGAGCCCGCGCATCTGGGCCTCGATCGAGCCGCTGATCGATGCGTCGAGCGGGCCCTTCGTGCTGGTGGGGCTCAGCCGCGGCGGCGCGCTCGCGCTCGAGGCGGCGGCGCGCATCGCCGACGAGAAGCGCAAGGCGGTGTCGTGCGTCGCGCTCTCACCGCCGCTCGCGCGGCCGCGGCGTCTGCCGCGCATCGTCGAGACGATCGCGGGGTTCGGCGCGCTCGCGACGGCGTACACGGACGCGGTGGAGCGCGGCGTCGTGCCTACGTGGCTCGTGCGCTGCGCGACGCGCGTGGTGCGCGCGCTGCAGCTCGCGATCACCGCGTACATCCTCGCCGACCTGCGCGCGGCCGACGACGAGACGCTCTCGTGGACGCTGCGCGATCTCGACGACCACGAGGGCGTCGACTCCGCGCTCAGACAGGTCGGCGAGTTCGGGCTGCTCCAGCGGACGAGCGAGGTGGAGCTCGTGCGCTTCACGCGCTTCGTGGCGCGCTCGCTCGTCCACAACGAGCTCGCGTGGGCGCTCGCGCTCTGGGGCGAGGACGACAGCTGGCTCGCGCCGAGCGCGTGCCGTGGGCAGATCGAGCGCGCGCTGGCGCGGCTGCGGAGCGCGCAGGGCGCGATCGCGACGTGCATGGTGCCCGGCCACCACAACCTCTCGCGCAGCGCGACGGACGACCTCCACGCGCTGAGCCCCCACTTCGAGCGCGCGGTGAGCGAAGCCCGCGCGCGCGCCGAGCACGAAGCACGGCGCCAGCGCTCGCGCGCACGGCTGGAGCGCCGCATGCGCGAGGGCCTGACGACGACCGACCCCGCCTCCGAGGAACGACATGTCTAG
- a CDS encoding esterase/lipase family protein, with translation MLGLRGKGWHTLLACSLIAGCGGGSGGGTEEAPGAALHGGDAAVGALDHNPVVLLHGFFGWGRDELLGWKHFGGTRDLEAELRAEGFDTVTVAVGPLSSNWDRAAEMYAQLVGGTVDYGVAHSREHRHARFGRTYDALLPGLGEVGPDGDVQRVNVIAHSQGSQTARVLIALLADGDGAERAACPAGECPDGEPPLSPLFAGGGPQWVHGVATLSGANDGSTLAHALQNDLNPNGLIAGLAVAVNTLGASGLYDFKLDQFGLAPRAASEPLTAYFERITHTMLDADNLDTAFYDLSLDGAAELNRWARARPDVVYFSWSNHTSLPIPLAGHHRPMSETNLFLWGFTAFMGNYQVAGVDARSLWENDGIVNTLAMDGPHAASTDVVARFDGTIRSGVWQLVERRRGWDHWDMLGLLDLRHDFSQTRGLYVDAARLLRSSE, from the coding sequence ATGCTCGGCTTGCGTGGGAAGGGGTGGCACACGCTCTTGGCTTGTTCGCTGATCGCCGGCTGCGGAGGGGGCAGCGGCGGAGGCACGGAGGAGGCGCCGGGAGCGGCGCTGCACGGAGGGGACGCGGCGGTCGGCGCGCTCGATCACAACCCGGTCGTGCTGCTGCACGGCTTCTTCGGGTGGGGCCGCGACGAGCTGCTCGGCTGGAAGCACTTCGGTGGCACCCGCGACCTCGAGGCGGAGCTGCGCGCCGAGGGGTTCGACACGGTGACGGTCGCGGTCGGTCCTCTCTCGAGCAACTGGGATCGCGCGGCAGAGATGTACGCGCAGCTCGTCGGCGGCACCGTCGACTACGGCGTCGCGCACTCGCGCGAGCATCGACACGCGCGCTTCGGGCGCACCTACGACGCGCTCCTGCCGGGCCTCGGCGAGGTCGGCCCGGACGGAGACGTGCAGCGCGTGAACGTCATCGCGCACAGCCAGGGATCGCAGACCGCGCGCGTGCTGATCGCGCTCCTCGCCGACGGCGACGGGGCGGAGCGCGCGGCATGCCCCGCGGGCGAGTGCCCCGACGGCGAGCCGCCGCTCTCGCCGCTCTTCGCGGGCGGCGGGCCGCAGTGGGTGCACGGCGTCGCGACGCTCTCGGGCGCGAACGACGGATCGACGCTCGCGCACGCGCTGCAGAACGATCTGAACCCGAACGGGCTCATCGCGGGGCTCGCGGTCGCGGTGAACACGCTCGGCGCGAGCGGGCTCTACGACTTCAAGCTCGATCAGTTCGGGCTCGCGCCGCGCGCCGCGAGCGAGCCGCTCACCGCGTACTTCGAGCGCATCACGCACACGATGCTCGACGCGGACAACCTCGACACCGCGTTCTACGACCTCTCGCTCGACGGCGCGGCGGAGCTCAACCGCTGGGCGCGCGCACGGCCCGACGTCGTCTACTTCTCGTGGTCGAACCACACGTCGCTGCCGATCCCGCTCGCGGGCCATCACCGGCCGATGAGCGAGACGAACCTCTTCCTCTGGGGCTTCACCGCGTTCATGGGGAACTACCAGGTCGCCGGCGTGGACGCGCGCAGCCTCTGGGAGAACGACGGCATCGTGAACACGCTCGCGATGGACGGGCCGCACGCGGCGTCGACCGACGTCGTCGCGCGCTTCGACGGCACGATCCGCAGCGGCGTCTGGCAGCTCGTCGAGCGCCGACGCGGGTGGGATCACTGGGACATGCTCGGGCTGCTCGATCTGCGGCACGACTTCTCGCAGACGCGCGGGCTCTACGTCGACGCGGCGCGCCTCCTCCGCAGCTCGGAGTGA
- a CDS encoding sensor histidine kinase, which yields MARAVSLASIVDQLPAAMVVWDGRGRVRDANRAFYAMLGHPSDPPPELDYWSISAGAQKQWELNRLQARRGEPYDKELITASGERISVRVTGGLVGEEPDGDVLFAATMVRTGDGRLGSEEEHERTMRRRNELYLRLATSLLAARGDLAGAIREVTEAAAEAMGVKRTSVWLYDPSRTKIVCQDLFEVEQAQHSAGAEIFACDHPDYFEALAEDRAIVADDVQTHIATRELAPEYLRPLDIVSMLDAPVRFCGQLAGVLCFEHCGAARQWDHDDVQCAASMADFVGRALEAAERVRAEQELQRANEELERRIVERTEAVHARDEFLSIASHELRTPLTPLKLQMQLLAAAADRSAWLPNTKDMLRSSLRQVRRLEDLVSTLLDVTRASAGRLEMKPAHTDLAVIASEVVERFRAAGTTGGSTIALSIEPRSIEGTWDPLRVDQVLTNLLSNAIKYGEGRPIDVHVVGTPSTARIEVRDHGIGIAEPDLERIFERFVRASSARSYGGLGLGLYIAHQIVSAHGGTIVVASTPGQGSTFVVELPRRLRAPAPEVTVHA from the coding sequence ATGGCTCGCGCAGTCTCGCTGGCGTCGATCGTGGACCAGCTCCCTGCCGCGATGGTCGTGTGGGACGGGCGAGGTCGCGTCCGCGACGCGAACCGCGCGTTCTACGCGATGCTGGGCCACCCGAGCGATCCGCCGCCGGAGCTCGACTACTGGAGCATCAGCGCGGGCGCGCAGAAGCAGTGGGAGCTCAATCGACTGCAGGCGCGGCGCGGTGAGCCCTACGACAAGGAGCTCATCACCGCGAGCGGCGAGCGCATCTCGGTGCGCGTGACCGGCGGGCTCGTCGGCGAGGAGCCGGACGGCGACGTGCTCTTCGCCGCGACGATGGTGCGCACCGGCGACGGGCGCCTCGGGTCCGAGGAAGAGCACGAGCGCACGATGCGGCGCCGCAACGAGCTCTACCTGCGGCTCGCGACGAGCCTGCTCGCGGCGCGCGGCGATCTCGCGGGCGCGATCCGCGAGGTCACCGAGGCCGCGGCGGAGGCGATGGGCGTGAAGCGCACCTCGGTGTGGCTCTACGATCCGAGCCGCACGAAGATCGTCTGCCAGGATCTTTTCGAGGTCGAGCAGGCGCAGCACTCCGCGGGGGCCGAGATCTTCGCGTGCGATCACCCCGACTACTTCGAGGCGCTCGCGGAGGATCGCGCGATCGTCGCGGACGACGTGCAGACGCACATCGCGACGCGCGAGCTCGCGCCGGAGTACCTGCGCCCGCTCGACATCGTGTCGATGCTCGACGCGCCGGTGCGGTTCTGCGGGCAGCTCGCGGGCGTGCTCTGCTTCGAGCACTGCGGCGCGGCCCGCCAGTGGGACCACGACGACGTGCAGTGCGCCGCGTCGATGGCCGACTTCGTGGGGCGCGCGCTCGAGGCCGCGGAGCGCGTGCGCGCGGAGCAGGAGCTCCAGCGCGCGAACGAGGAGCTCGAGCGGCGCATCGTCGAGCGCACCGAGGCCGTCCACGCGCGCGACGAGTTCCTCTCGATCGCCTCGCACGAGCTGCGCACCCCGCTCACGCCGCTGAAGCTGCAGATGCAGCTCCTCGCCGCGGCCGCGGACCGCAGCGCGTGGCTCCCGAACACGAAGGACATGCTGCGCTCCTCGCTGCGCCAGGTCCGGCGCCTCGAGGATCTCGTCTCGACCTTGCTCGACGTCACGCGCGCGAGCGCCGGACGCCTCGAGATGAAGCCCGCGCACACCGACCTCGCGGTGATCGCGAGCGAGGTCGTCGAGCGCTTCCGCGCTGCGGGCACGACCGGTGGCTCCACGATCGCGCTCTCGATCGAGCCGCGCTCGATCGAGGGCACGTGGGATCCGCTTCGCGTCGATCAGGTGCTCACGAACCTGCTCTCGAACGCGATCAAGTACGGCGAGGGACGCCCGATCGACGTGCACGTCGTCGGCACGCCCTCGACCGCGCGCATCGAGGTGCGCGATCACGGCATCGGCATCGCGGAGCCCGACCTCGAGCGCATCTTCGAGCGCTTCGTGCGCGCATCGTCGGCACGCAGCTACGGCGGGCTCGGCCTCGGCCTCTACATCGCGCACCAGATCGTGAGCGCGCACGGCGGGACCATCGTCGTCGCGAGCACGCCGGGGCAGGGCTCGACGTTCGTCGTCGAGCTGCCCCGGCGGCTGCGCGCGCCCGCCCCCGAGGTCACCGTGCACGCGTAG